In Actinomadura citrea, a single window of DNA contains:
- a CDS encoding SRPBCC family protein, which translates to MGQVVVTAERTLKAGPDQVLGALGDYTGVRSRMLTEHFSEYEVREGGQGEGTVVHWKLAATSKRVRDCLFTVSTPAGDRLVERDANSSMVTTWTVTPAAEGARVQVTTTWDGAGGIGGFFERTFAPKGLQRIYDAQLAKLDSVLGS; encoded by the coding sequence ATGGGACAAGTCGTGGTGACCGCGGAGAGAACGCTGAAGGCCGGCCCGGACCAGGTGCTCGGAGCGCTGGGCGACTACACGGGAGTGCGCTCCCGCATGCTGACGGAGCACTTCAGCGAGTACGAGGTGCGGGAAGGCGGTCAGGGCGAGGGCACCGTGGTGCACTGGAAGTTGGCGGCCACCAGCAAGCGGGTGCGCGACTGCCTCTTCACCGTGAGCACCCCTGCCGGCGACCGCCTGGTGGAACGGGACGCCAACTCCTCGATGGTCACCACGTGGACGGTCACCCCGGCCGCCGAAGGCGCGCGCGTGCAAGTCACCACCACCTGGGACGGAGCGGGCGGCATCGGGGGCTTCTTCGAGCGGACCTTCGCCCCCAAGGGCCTGCAGCGCATCTACGACGCCCAGCTGGCCAAGCTGGACTCCGTACTGGGCTCGTGA
- a CDS encoding NUDIX hydrolase, with amino-acid sequence MTSAPADEVYRRRTARVLLVDDTDSVLLFRWPKVSGKPEAGHCWITPGGGVEQGESLRAAAARELREETGLIVSPGDLGPRVALTSGHADFGWARGLFRDDFFLLRTPARDIDTAGFTPVEREHVSAHRWWPLEELARLEEPVYPLMLAELLTDLLAGRAPSEPVRLPWHH; translated from the coding sequence GTGACCAGCGCGCCGGCCGACGAGGTCTACCGGCGGCGCACCGCCCGTGTGCTGCTGGTGGACGACACCGACAGCGTCCTGCTGTTCCGCTGGCCGAAGGTCTCCGGCAAGCCCGAGGCGGGCCACTGCTGGATCACTCCGGGCGGAGGCGTGGAGCAGGGCGAGAGCCTGCGCGCGGCCGCGGCCCGCGAGCTGCGTGAGGAGACAGGCCTGATCGTCTCCCCGGGCGACCTCGGCCCGCGGGTCGCCCTGACCTCCGGCCACGCGGATTTCGGCTGGGCCCGAGGGCTGTTCCGGGACGACTTCTTCCTGCTTCGCACGCCAGCCCGCGATATCGACACCGCCGGGTTCACCCCGGTCGAACGCGAGCATGTCAGCGCCCACCGCTGGTGGCCGCTGGAGGAACTGGCGAGGTTGGAAGAGCCGGTCTATCCGCTCATGCTCGCCGAACTCCTCACCGACCTCCTCGCGGGCCGCGCGCCCTCCGAGCCGGTCCGCCTCCCCTGGCACCACTGA